A single genomic interval of Pelagicoccus sp. SDUM812003 harbors:
- a CDS encoding superoxide dismutase — translation MAYQLPALDYAYDALEPHFDAKTMEIHHSKHHQTYITKVNAAIEGTNLESKSVEDLISDLDAVPEKIRGAVRNNGGGHANHSFFWKILSPSGGGAPTGKLAEAIKSELGGFDKFKEDFAAAGANRFGSGWAWLCVRDGKLCVCSTPNQDSPLMDGGTPVIGLDVWEHAYYLKYQNKRPDYISAFWNVVNWDAANKNYAAAL, via the coding sequence ATGGCATACCAACTACCAGCACTCGACTACGCTTACGACGCGCTCGAACCCCACTTCGACGCTAAGACGATGGAGATCCACCACTCCAAGCACCACCAAACCTACATCACCAAGGTGAATGCGGCCATTGAAGGCACGAATCTGGAATCCAAGAGCGTCGAAGACCTGATTTCGGATCTGGACGCGGTTCCGGAAAAGATCCGTGGCGCCGTGCGCAACAATGGCGGCGGCCACGCCAACCACAGCTTCTTCTGGAAAATCCTCAGCCCGAGCGGCGGCGGAGCTCCGACCGGCAAGTTGGCTGAAGCCATCAAGTCGGAACTGGGAGGCTTCGACAAGTTCAAGGAAGACTTCGCCGCCGCGGGAGCGAACCGCTTCGGCAGCGGTTGGGCTTGGCTGTGCGTGCGCGACGGAAAGCTTTGCGTCTGCTCGACTCCCAACCAGGACTCTCCGCTCATGGACGGCGGCACGCCCGTGATCGGTCTCGACGTTTGGGAGCATGCCTACTACCTGAAGTACCAGAACAAGCGTCCGGACTACATCTCCGCCTTCTGGAACGTGGTGAACTGGGACGCTGCCAACAAGAACTACGCAGCGGCCCTCTAG